The following coding sequences lie in one Alloacidobacterium dinghuense genomic window:
- a CDS encoding MGH1-like glycoside hydrolase domain-containing protein has translation MKSQEKHTPLSYVEVTEQKRLNEAREKNVPWKKWGPYLSERQWGTVREDYSKDGNAWDYFTHDQSRSRAYRWGEDGLAGYCDDKQLLCFCVALWNGRDPILKERMFGLTNSESNHGEDVKEYYFYVDSTPTHSYMKYLYKYPQAEYPYRDLLETNKHRSREEFEYELLDTGIFDDDRYFDVFVEYAKADPEDTLIKISVHNRGPEAAEIEVLPTLWFRNTWSWGDDEPKPILGQIDAEKIHASHPQLGDYTLQCEGAKELLFTENESNGYRLWGQHNPSPYVKDSFHQYVISGASDAVNPQKKGTKAAARYMLDVPAGGSKVVRLRLSTKGAADGFGKFDQVFNSRLADANEFYDRITPKNLSEDERRVHRQALAGMLWSKQYYYFDLDRWLTEHDSHPMVGSGQGGARNTDWFHMLNSDVISMPDKWEYPWYAAWDLAFHTIALSMVDFDFAKDQLLLMLRNLYAHPNGQIPAYEWNFGDVNPPVHAWATLFLYRIESELGRSDVRFLERSFQGLMLNFNWWVNRKDPSGRNVFAGGFLGLDNIGVFDRSAPLPTGGHLDQADGTAWMAFYCQCMLEIALILCDYDTMYEDIAYRFIEHFAWIAYAMDRMGDCHDEMWDEQDGFFYDLLHFPNGDSMRLRIRSMVGLLPLCATTVVDPASLDRHPRIVELVNLFRKRHPEVIQKISSAENLEKGGYMGRRLLTTCNRPKLKSVLKYMLDENEFLSPYGIRSLSKYHLEHPFVFYLGGQEYKVQYLPAESNTGMFGGNSNWRGPIWMPVNGLIIRALLQMYPFYGPDFKVECPTGSGNHMTLFEVAKEIGRRNASIFLRDANGQRPVYGGTKKFQDDPHWRDYILFYEFFHGDNGAGLGASHQTGWTGLIARALDLFARLKADDLLRVSSEVIATMTRQQVAGQ, from the coding sequence ATGAAATCCCAGGAAAAGCACACGCCGTTGTCATACGTTGAAGTTACAGAGCAGAAGCGGCTCAATGAAGCTCGTGAGAAAAACGTTCCCTGGAAGAAATGGGGACCCTACCTCAGCGAGCGCCAGTGGGGTACCGTACGCGAGGACTACAGCAAGGACGGCAATGCCTGGGACTACTTCACCCATGATCAGTCTCGATCGCGGGCCTATCGCTGGGGCGAAGATGGCTTGGCCGGATATTGTGACGACAAGCAACTGCTCTGCTTCTGCGTTGCACTCTGGAACGGTCGCGACCCCATTTTGAAAGAACGTATGTTCGGGCTCACCAACAGCGAGTCCAACCACGGCGAAGACGTAAAGGAATACTACTTCTACGTCGACAGCACGCCGACACACTCGTACATGAAGTATCTGTACAAATACCCTCAGGCCGAGTACCCCTACCGCGATCTTCTCGAAACCAACAAACACCGTTCGCGCGAAGAGTTTGAGTACGAACTTCTCGATACCGGCATTTTTGATGACGACCGCTACTTCGATGTTTTCGTGGAATATGCCAAGGCTGATCCGGAGGACACGCTCATCAAAATCTCCGTCCACAATCGCGGCCCTGAGGCCGCCGAGATCGAGGTGCTTCCAACGCTTTGGTTCCGCAACACCTGGTCTTGGGGCGACGATGAGCCGAAACCTATACTGGGCCAAATCGACGCAGAGAAGATTCACGCTTCTCATCCCCAGCTTGGTGATTACACGTTACAGTGCGAGGGCGCGAAGGAGCTGCTCTTTACTGAAAATGAATCGAATGGCTACCGCCTTTGGGGACAACACAATCCATCGCCATATGTGAAAGACTCCTTCCATCAATACGTAATCTCCGGCGCGAGCGATGCTGTCAACCCGCAGAAAAAAGGAACGAAAGCCGCAGCGCGCTACATGCTTGATGTTCCAGCGGGGGGAAGCAAGGTTGTGCGGTTGCGGCTGAGCACTAAGGGGGCAGCCGATGGGTTTGGCAAATTCGATCAGGTCTTCAATAGCCGACTCGCGGATGCGAACGAGTTTTACGACCGCATTACCCCGAAGAACCTAAGCGAAGATGAGCGTCGCGTTCACCGCCAGGCGCTCGCCGGGATGTTGTGGTCCAAGCAGTATTACTATTTCGATCTTGATCGATGGCTCACAGAGCACGACTCTCACCCCATGGTAGGGTCCGGCCAGGGGGGTGCTCGCAACACAGATTGGTTTCACATGCTCAACAGCGACGTCATCTCCATGCCCGACAAGTGGGAGTATCCCTGGTACGCGGCATGGGATCTGGCTTTTCACACCATCGCCCTCTCGATGGTTGATTTTGACTTTGCAAAAGATCAACTGTTGCTGATGCTCAGGAATCTTTACGCCCATCCGAATGGGCAGATCCCTGCCTATGAATGGAACTTCGGCGACGTGAACCCTCCGGTACACGCCTGGGCGACGTTGTTTCTTTACAGAATTGAATCGGAGCTGGGCCGTTCCGACGTCCGCTTTCTGGAGCGATCCTTCCAGGGCCTGATGCTGAATTTCAACTGGTGGGTCAACCGCAAAGATCCATCGGGGCGCAATGTGTTTGCCGGCGGATTCCTCGGACTGGACAACATCGGCGTCTTCGATCGCAGCGCGCCGCTCCCGACCGGCGGCCACCTCGATCAGGCTGACGGCACCGCGTGGATGGCTTTCTATTGTCAATGCATGCTGGAGATTGCGCTCATTCTTTGCGACTACGACACGATGTATGAGGATATCGCCTACCGTTTCATCGAGCATTTCGCGTGGATTGCCTATGCTATGGACCGTATGGGCGATTGTCACGATGAGATGTGGGATGAACAGGACGGCTTCTTCTACGATCTGCTCCATTTCCCGAACGGCGACAGCATGCGCCTGAGAATCCGCTCGATGGTAGGACTGCTCCCGCTATGCGCGACCACAGTAGTTGACCCGGCTAGTCTTGACAGACATCCGCGGATCGTCGAACTGGTCAATTTGTTCCGTAAACGCCATCCCGAGGTGATTCAAAAGATCTCGTCTGCTGAAAACCTCGAAAAAGGCGGCTACATGGGGCGCAGGCTTCTGACGACTTGCAACAGGCCAAAACTGAAGAGCGTTCTGAAGTACATGCTCGACGAGAACGAATTCCTCAGCCCTTACGGTATCCGCTCCTTGTCGAAATATCACCTGGAGCATCCCTTTGTGTTCTATCTGGGCGGACAGGAGTACAAAGTCCAGTATCTTCCCGCTGAATCGAACACAGGCATGTTTGGCGGCAACTCCAACTGGCGCGGACCGATCTGGATGCCGGTGAACGGGCTGATCATCCGCGCGTTGCTTCAGATGTATCCGTTCTATGGCCCAGACTTCAAAGTTGAGTGCCCAACCGGCTCGGGCAATCACATGACCCTGTTTGAAGTGGCAAAGGAAATCGGCCGCCGCAACGCAAGCATCTTTCTGCGCGACGCCAACGGCCAACGACCGGTCTATGGAGGTACGAAGAAGTTCCAGGATGATCCTCACTGGCGCGATTACATCCTCTTCTACGAGTTCTTCCATGGAGACAACGGCGCCGGGCTGGGCGCCAGCCATCAAACAGGGTGGACCGGACTGATCGCTCGCGCACTGGATCTATTCGCGCGGTTAAAGGCGGACGACCTGCTGCGCGTTTCTTCAGAAGTGATTGCTACGATGACTCGACAGCAAGTCGCAGGACAGTAA
- a CDS encoding sensor domain-containing diguanylate cyclase, protein MNRLRSGKNWSVDAKYLLVLVVLFCAVFLTARLSILTDMGSDGEAAFWWSNAILLSVLLLNRRERWPLIFIVGYAANVAAHIHGRDSLPVSFALSGCDILETAISAYPFAKTAEHAIRFSRPRELARLCLVGALLAPAISAVCAAPVYRLFYVGVPSNFGVHWFLSNALGAIIVTPIILSFFNNDGYALLDRNQFPEVVGLLSLMFICTYAVFHNTSFPLFFILFPPLLLIVVRLGMNAGILGICIIAVFSVIFTAHGRGPMAMIQDARWERQVFLIQVLLASAVLCVSLVSVVLNERRLLEQAARKSEQLYRLLAENSRDIIVLTDLKHRREYISPAVQWMMGWDPKELVGTTYQDSIVHPDDVPAMTATLDALKSGEPAKSLTYRCQKKDGAYLWMEANISLYCDRITGGPIGYVNVVRNIAERKAAEERLQDAYLALEALASVDALTGTANRRHLNEALEHDWHRAIRTASPISLLLFDVDHFKLFNDLYGHLRGDDCLRQIAETARQVFRRSGDTVARFGGEEFAIVLPDTDRAGAYELAQRLRQAVEALGTEHAGSQHSFVTVSVGCATLVPEPGSDPNILMEAADRALYEAKRTGRNRVIDAFNPQLSTS, encoded by the coding sequence ATGAATCGTCTGCGTAGCGGTAAAAACTGGTCCGTTGATGCGAAATATCTGCTGGTTCTTGTTGTCCTCTTTTGCGCAGTTTTCCTGACCGCCCGTCTCAGCATCCTGACGGACATGGGCTCCGATGGCGAAGCTGCGTTCTGGTGGTCGAATGCCATTCTGCTTTCCGTTCTTCTGCTGAACAGGCGCGAGCGATGGCCCCTGATCTTCATCGTCGGATATGCGGCAAACGTCGCAGCACACATCCACGGGCGTGATTCCCTTCCCGTCAGTTTTGCCCTCTCCGGCTGCGACATTCTCGAAACCGCGATTTCAGCCTATCCATTCGCCAAGACCGCGGAACATGCGATTCGCTTCTCCCGTCCCCGCGAACTTGCGCGCTTGTGCCTGGTAGGCGCCCTTCTTGCACCGGCAATCTCTGCCGTATGCGCCGCACCCGTCTACCGGCTCTTTTATGTGGGGGTACCGTCAAATTTCGGTGTGCACTGGTTTTTGTCCAATGCTCTCGGCGCCATCATTGTTACGCCCATCATTCTTTCTTTCTTCAACAATGACGGCTACGCGCTGCTCGACCGCAATCAGTTTCCTGAAGTCGTAGGGCTGTTGTCGCTGATGTTCATCTGCACCTATGCTGTCTTCCACAACACCAGCTTTCCGTTGTTTTTCATTCTCTTTCCTCCGCTGCTCTTGATCGTTGTACGGCTCGGCATGAACGCAGGCATCCTGGGTATCTGTATCATCGCCGTTTTCTCCGTCATCTTCACCGCCCATGGCCGGGGCCCGATGGCGATGATTCAGGACGCCCGCTGGGAGCGTCAGGTCTTTCTGATTCAGGTGCTGCTTGCCAGTGCTGTTCTCTGCGTATCTCTCGTATCAGTCGTTCTCAATGAGCGACGGCTGCTCGAACAGGCGGCGCGAAAGAGCGAGCAACTCTATCGCCTCCTCGCAGAAAACTCGCGCGACATCATCGTCCTCACCGATCTCAAACACCGCCGCGAATACATCTCCCCCGCTGTGCAATGGATGATGGGCTGGGATCCCAAAGAGTTGGTGGGCACCACCTATCAGGACAGCATCGTCCACCCCGACGACGTGCCCGCCATGACCGCGACGCTCGACGCCCTCAAGAGCGGAGAGCCGGCAAAGTCTCTGACCTACCGTTGCCAGAAAAAAGATGGCGCCTATCTGTGGATGGAAGCCAACATCAGCCTTTACTGCGACCGGATTACCGGAGGCCCCATCGGCTATGTAAATGTTGTGCGCAATATTGCCGAACGCAAGGCCGCCGAAGAACGATTGCAGGACGCCTACCTCGCGCTCGAAGCACTGGCCTCCGTCGACGCGCTCACCGGAACCGCCAATCGCAGGCATCTTAACGAGGCGCTCGAGCACGACTGGCATCGAGCCATCCGCACCGCGTCACCCATCTCGCTGCTCTTATTCGACGTCGACCACTTCAAGCTCTTCAACGATCTGTACGGTCATCTCCGCGGCGATGACTGCCTGCGTCAGATCGCCGAGACCGCGCGCCAGGTATTTCGCCGCTCTGGAGACACCGTAGCCCGCTTTGGCGGCGAAGAATTCGCCATCGTACTTCCCGACACCGACCGCGCCGGAGCCTATGAGCTGGCGCAGCGTCTCCGCCAGGCAGTTGAAGCCCTGGGAACAGAACACGCCGGAAGCCAGCACAGCTTCGTAACAGTCAGCGTTGGCTGCGCTACGCTTGTCCCCGAACCAGGATCAGACCCAAACATCCTCATGGAAGCCGCCGACCGCGCACTCTATGAAGCAAAGCGCACAGGCCGCAATCGCGTCATCGACGCATTCAATCCTCAGCTCAGCACAAGTTAG
- a CDS encoding response regulator encodes MENETGRESEKSAQALVEPIRVLLLDDHPENLLLRSTILRKYGYLTETATTVEEAEALLDEIDIAVLDYHLGAGQFGTDVADKLRKQRPEVPIIILSATLERRFGGSEDMHLLKGYSSIDDLVTALRSFEAKRRGKPVVVDARDFFYSRINMAIGDDSVLEILDVEGNWQYVNETCARLLERPREWFLGRNMFDEMPDLAQDWREILRTVAVARETYIDRTYRGLLNLPRKGEAWVWNVLVFPITLHTNATGVVLTARILERKTIL; translated from the coding sequence ATGGAAAACGAAACAGGCCGGGAATCCGAGAAAAGCGCACAGGCGCTGGTTGAACCCATTCGTGTGCTGCTTCTCGATGATCATCCGGAGAATCTCCTGCTGCGATCCACAATCCTCCGTAAATACGGCTATCTCACAGAGACCGCGACCACCGTTGAAGAGGCCGAGGCGCTTCTCGATGAAATCGACATCGCCGTGCTCGACTATCATCTCGGCGCCGGACAGTTCGGCACCGACGTGGCCGACAAGTTGCGCAAGCAGCGCCCGGAAGTTCCCATCATCATCCTGTCCGCGACCCTCGAACGGCGCTTCGGCGGCTCGGAAGACATGCATCTGCTCAAGGGCTACAGTTCCATCGATGATCTGGTCACCGCGCTTCGCTCCTTCGAGGCCAAACGGCGCGGCAAGCCCGTCGTTGTCGACGCGCGCGATTTTTTCTACTCGCGCATCAACATGGCAATCGGCGATGACTCAGTGCTCGAAATCCTCGACGTCGAAGGCAACTGGCAGTACGTGAATGAAACCTGCGCCCGCCTGCTGGAGCGTCCCCGCGAGTGGTTCCTCGGCCGCAACATGTTCGACGAAATGCCTGATTTGGCACAGGATTGGCGCGAGATCCTCCGCACCGTTGCCGTCGCGCGTGAAACCTACATCGATCGCACCTATCGCGGGCTGCTGAACCTTCCCCGCAAAGGCGAAGCGTGGGTGTGGAACGTGCTCGTTTTCCCCATCACCCTGCATACCAACGCGACCGGCGTAGTGCTCACCGCGCGGATTCTGGAACGAAAAACGATCCTATGA
- the lpxD gene encoding UDP-3-O-(3-hydroxymyristoyl)glucosamine N-acyltransferase: MRLAELAQRLGAECHGLPDAEITGVAGIEEAGPGQVTFVANPKYAVLAKKTTAGAVLVAPDFPEITASTLRIKNPYLAFARAIEIFHPAPVYPSEIHATAVIHPTARIGKGASIGAYVVVSENCVIGNHATILPHVVIYPNVRIGDHFFAHAHSVVREDCRVGNNVVLQNGVVVGSDGYGFAKDDAGRWHKIVQSGPAIIEDDVEIQANSCIDRASVGETRIGRGAKIDNLVQVGHGSSVGENTLLCAQVGLAGSTHIGDNAILAGQVGVAGHCHIGDRVIVTAQSGVGGNIEAGKIISGSPAYDNRQWLRVCAIMPRLPEMLKQFERKRKTESE; this comes from the coding sequence ATGAGGTTAGCGGAACTTGCGCAGCGCCTTGGCGCCGAGTGCCACGGTTTGCCAGACGCAGAGATTACCGGAGTTGCCGGCATTGAAGAAGCAGGCCCGGGTCAGGTTACGTTTGTAGCCAACCCCAAGTACGCCGTTCTCGCTAAAAAAACGACCGCGGGCGCTGTCCTCGTCGCCCCTGATTTTCCGGAAATCACCGCCTCTACCCTGCGCATCAAGAATCCTTACCTGGCATTCGCGCGTGCCATTGAGATATTTCACCCGGCTCCCGTCTACCCGTCGGAAATTCACGCGACCGCAGTCATCCACCCCACAGCCAGAATCGGCAAGGGAGCATCCATCGGCGCTTACGTGGTCGTCAGTGAAAACTGTGTCATCGGAAATCACGCCACCATCCTCCCGCACGTTGTCATCTACCCGAATGTCCGGATTGGCGACCATTTCTTCGCCCACGCCCACTCCGTAGTCCGCGAGGATTGCCGCGTAGGAAACAACGTCGTACTGCAAAATGGCGTCGTCGTCGGTTCCGACGGCTACGGCTTTGCCAAAGATGATGCCGGAAGGTGGCACAAGATCGTCCAGTCAGGCCCCGCCATCATCGAAGACGACGTCGAAATACAGGCGAATTCCTGCATCGACCGCGCCAGCGTCGGAGAGACACGCATCGGGCGCGGAGCTAAGATCGATAACCTTGTCCAGGTCGGTCACGGCTCCTCCGTCGGCGAGAATACTCTGCTCTGTGCGCAAGTAGGGCTTGCCGGTTCCACACACATCGGCGACAATGCCATTCTCGCCGGACAGGTCGGAGTTGCCGGCCACTGTCATATCGGTGACCGCGTCATCGTAACCGCCCAGTCAGGCGTCGGGGGCAATATCGAGGCTGGAAAAATCATCAGCGGATCTCCGGCATACGACAACCGGCAGTGGCTTCGCGTCTGCGCCATCATGCCGCGTCTGCCTGAGATGCTGAAGCAGTTCGAGCGAAAGCGGAAAACCGAAAGCGAATAG
- a CDS encoding DUF6982 domain-containing protein, producing MSSSRKKAIIRKFTRDWVSGYVASANFIHQGALEVLDLSGKVLAVPLQDVKWVCFVRDFNSGEMDNPEKFVRKNYAGRPRGDGLWLRLQLRDGDSLEGLAENNISLLDADGFFLTPPDTRSNTQRVWLPRTSVAELEVVAVIGATAKKKPSMPAKPEEAQQETLFPLARN from the coding sequence ATGAGCTCAAGCCGCAAAAAAGCGATCATCCGCAAGTTCACCCGTGATTGGGTCTCCGGCTACGTCGCCAGCGCGAACTTCATTCATCAGGGTGCTTTGGAAGTCCTCGATTTGAGCGGAAAAGTATTAGCCGTTCCGCTTCAAGACGTTAAGTGGGTATGCTTCGTGCGTGACTTTAACTCGGGGGAGATGGATAACCCTGAGAAGTTCGTCCGTAAGAACTATGCCGGACGGCCCCGCGGAGACGGTCTCTGGCTCCGCCTCCAACTCCGGGACGGCGACTCGCTGGAAGGATTGGCCGAGAACAATATCAGCCTGCTCGATGCCGACGGCTTTTTCCTCACCCCTCCCGATACGCGCAGCAATACCCAGCGAGTCTGGCTGCCCCGTACATCGGTCGCCGAGCTTGAAGTTGTCGCCGTCATCGGCGCCACGGCGAAAAAGAAGCCTTCCATGCCAGCCAAGCCCGAAGAAGCGCAGCAGGAAACTCTCTTTCCCTTGGCTCGAAATTAG
- a CDS encoding CCA tRNA nucleotidyltransferase, producing MPDYIYLLEKRLTPAQQKAIQQVRDAARDAGMTVFLTGGAVRDLSTGSSVRDLDFTVQGNATKLKKSLEKAGAKLWGEYEPTRTLFFWFPGSARVEVSSARREEYPKPGKPVYHWAPILEDLRRRDFTANAMAISLNEGSYGLLLDPLNGMADIEARHIRLVSAYGFIEDPSRLLRATRLKARLGWDMDERTQARYENAKGDALIDSIPAHLKGYELEEIGHEEDGLRALKALESEGWMKHIFPAWTSSKVDVHGLEHLRENYYQLLIQGVHPDISAAQMELLTAKMLPKDISALKKSFVRPGFVEQWNHLEAETREFTKVLTGKGATTASATWKLLTSYQPEPILWLAHTGKGAAIQNKFKNFFTVWPEAKQKVPAALMQEMRITPQIERYDELLRELFFNLIDGKLQTDEEMKAFLEPYSPPAPPPPVTIRRSRKKAAEPKIKSEKPSDEDLDEEGMPRIEDMDLEGDDLDEPGDEEEADEGEAKPVAKGKAASATPAKKEAEKKVSTPAKAAAAAPAKIAKKEAAKPAAKAVPAKSAAPVKKAAVAPAHNHAAAHAKPVKKAAVPEKKAAVPAKKPVAKKPAPKPVAKKTAKPTPKPAVKKAAPKAAKPAKKAAKKKR from the coding sequence ATGCCTGATTACATTTACCTTCTCGAAAAGCGACTCACCCCAGCCCAACAGAAAGCAATCCAACAGGTTCGTGACGCAGCCCGCGATGCGGGAATGACGGTATTTCTTACCGGCGGCGCTGTGCGCGACCTCTCGACGGGATCGTCGGTCCGCGACCTCGATTTCACGGTCCAGGGAAATGCGACCAAGTTAAAGAAATCATTGGAGAAGGCTGGCGCGAAGCTGTGGGGCGAGTATGAGCCTACGCGCACTCTCTTCTTCTGGTTCCCAGGCAGTGCGAGGGTCGAAGTGTCCAGTGCGCGGCGCGAGGAATACCCGAAGCCGGGCAAGCCGGTCTATCACTGGGCTCCGATTCTTGAGGATTTGCGGCGGCGCGATTTTACGGCGAACGCCATGGCGATTTCGCTCAATGAGGGGTCGTATGGGCTTTTGCTGGATCCGCTGAATGGAATGGCGGATATTGAGGCGCGGCATATCCGGCTGGTAAGTGCCTATGGATTCATTGAGGATCCTTCGCGGCTGCTGCGCGCCACCCGCCTGAAGGCGCGACTGGGCTGGGATATGGACGAACGGACCCAGGCACGGTACGAAAATGCGAAGGGTGACGCCCTGATCGATTCGATTCCGGCGCACCTTAAAGGGTATGAGCTGGAAGAGATCGGACACGAGGAAGATGGCCTGCGCGCGTTGAAGGCGCTCGAATCCGAAGGCTGGATGAAGCATATTTTTCCGGCATGGACGAGTTCGAAGGTTGACGTGCACGGGCTGGAGCATTTGCGCGAGAACTACTATCAGTTGCTCATCCAGGGCGTTCATCCGGACATTTCCGCGGCGCAGATGGAGTTGCTGACGGCCAAGATGCTGCCGAAAGACATCTCGGCGCTCAAGAAGAGCTTTGTTCGCCCGGGATTCGTGGAGCAGTGGAACCACCTGGAAGCCGAGACCAGGGAGTTCACGAAAGTACTTACCGGCAAGGGCGCGACAACTGCTTCGGCAACCTGGAAGCTGCTGACTTCGTATCAGCCGGAACCGATTCTGTGGCTGGCGCATACCGGCAAGGGTGCGGCAATTCAGAACAAGTTCAAAAACTTCTTTACCGTCTGGCCGGAAGCCAAGCAGAAGGTTCCCGCCGCGCTGATGCAGGAGATGCGCATCACACCCCAGATTGAGCGGTACGATGAGCTGCTGCGTGAGCTCTTCTTCAACCTGATTGATGGCAAGCTGCAGACCGATGAGGAGATGAAGGCGTTTCTTGAGCCATATTCTCCGCCCGCACCGCCCCCGCCGGTTACGATTCGCCGCTCGCGAAAGAAAGCGGCGGAGCCCAAGATCAAGTCAGAGAAGCCGTCGGATGAAGATCTCGATGAGGAAGGGATGCCGCGGATCGAGGATATGGATCTGGAGGGTGATGATCTCGACGAGCCAGGCGATGAGGAAGAGGCTGACGAGGGAGAGGCCAAACCGGTTGCAAAGGGCAAAGCCGCGTCTGCCACTCCCGCCAAGAAAGAAGCCGAGAAGAAGGTGTCGACGCCAGCGAAGGCTGCGGCGGCTGCTCCGGCTAAGATTGCCAAGAAGGAAGCTGCGAAGCCGGCAGCCAAGGCGGTTCCGGCGAAGAGCGCTGCTCCGGTGAAGAAGGCTGCGGTTGCACCTGCTCATAATCATGCAGCGGCGCATGCAAAACCGGTGAAGAAGGCTGCGGTTCCTGAAAAGAAAGCGGCGGTGCCTGCGAAGAAACCTGTTGCGAAGAAGCCCGCACCCAAGCCTGTTGCCAAGAAGACAGCGAAACCAACTCCCAAGCCAGCGGTGAAGAAGGCTGCTCCAAAGGCTGCCAAGCCTGCGAAGAAAGCAGCGAAGAAGAAGCGCTAA
- a CDS encoding nucleoside deaminase, whose translation MATDLDQEFMRRAIALATENVRTNAGGPFGAVIVKDGRIVGEGVNTVTATNDATAHAEVNAIRDACRNLDTFDLSECDLYTSCEPCPMCWAASYWAHIRSIYYGNRAEDADRINFADFFLYQQLALPRTQRIIPEHELLREEAWESFQAWADSTTKIEY comes from the coding sequence ATGGCAACTGATCTCGATCAAGAATTCATGCGCCGGGCCATCGCGCTCGCAACAGAAAACGTCCGCACCAACGCGGGAGGCCCGTTCGGCGCCGTCATCGTCAAGGACGGCAGGATCGTCGGCGAAGGTGTGAACACGGTCACCGCCACAAACGACGCCACTGCGCACGCCGAAGTGAATGCAATCCGCGACGCCTGCCGAAATCTCGACACCTTTGATTTAAGCGAGTGCGATCTCTACACCAGTTGCGAGCCCTGCCCCATGTGCTGGGCCGCCTCGTACTGGGCACATATCAGGAGCATCTACTACGGCAACCGCGCCGAAGATGCCGACCGCATCAATTTTGCCGACTTCTTCCTCTATCAGCAGTTAGCTCTGCCGCGTACGCAGCGCATCATCCCCGAGCATGAGCTTCTCCGCGAAGAAGCATGGGAAAGCTTTCAGGCATGGGCAGATAGCACGACAAAGATTGAGTATTGA